A genomic region of Canis aureus isolate CA01 chromosome 16, VMU_Caureus_v.1.0, whole genome shotgun sequence contains the following coding sequences:
- the LOC144285497 gene encoding uncharacterized protein LOC144285497 isoform X1, with product MTIVTPIIQRKKLRLRDILPHWCGEGKSPRQDCSEKAPGEQGTQPGCLLLRSNTGRDRIHHFLILSGSYLRLTQDDDLTDLTERVLRDWTLPRGRNQSIYFTSEVGKQMGQNETKPAKGREAALQKSAVLAAATRRREAGEPASGRPGPSGGGKRRGSEASTTQERDAWRTGGAHTATVPSAQDRHAWPGGTQAEAQEDRISQASWVCSDHRM from the exons ATGACTATTGTCACCCCCATTatacagaggaagaagctgaggctcagagatattCTCCCCCACTGGTGCGGTGAGGGGAAGTCCCCCAGACAAGACTGCTCAGAGAAGGCACCAGG AGAACAAGGCACTCAGCCCGGCTGCCTGCTGCTGCGCAGCAACACTGGGAG GGACAGAATCCATCACTTCCTCATCTTATCTGGCTCTTACCTGAGGCTCACACAAGACGACGACCTGACCGACCTGACCGAGAGAGTCCTACGAGACTGGACGCTCCCCAGAGGCAGGAACCAGAGCATCTACTTCACTTCTGAAG TTGGGAAGCAGATGGGACAAAATGAGACCAAGCCGGCGAAGGGCCGAGAAGCCGCGCTCCAGAAATCGGCCGTGCTCGCTGCTGCCACCCGGCGGAGGGAGGCGGGAGAACCGGCGAGCGGGCGGCCCGGGCCGTCAGGAGGAGGGAAGCGCCGAGGCTCCGAGGCCAGCACGACCCAG GAACGTGACGCGTGGCGCACAGGAGGTGCTCATACAGCGACTGTCCCTTCGGCCCAAGACCGACACGCATGGCCAGGGGGGactcaggctgaggcccaggaagaCCGCATCTCCCAGGCCTCCTGG GTCTGTTCAGATCACCGGATGTAA
- the LOC144285497 gene encoding uncharacterized protein LOC144285497 isoform X3, with protein sequence MTIVTPIIQRKKLRLRDILPHWCGEGKSPRQDCSEKAPGEQGTQPGCLLLRSNTGRDRIHHFLILSGSYLRLTQDDDLTDLTERVLRDWTLPRGRNQSIYFTSEVGKQMGQNETKPAKGREAALQKSAVLAAATRRREAGEPASGRPGPSGGGKRRGSEASTTQVCSDHRM encoded by the exons ATGACTATTGTCACCCCCATTatacagaggaagaagctgaggctcagagatattCTCCCCCACTGGTGCGGTGAGGGGAAGTCCCCCAGACAAGACTGCTCAGAGAAGGCACCAGG AGAACAAGGCACTCAGCCCGGCTGCCTGCTGCTGCGCAGCAACACTGGGAG GGACAGAATCCATCACTTCCTCATCTTATCTGGCTCTTACCTGAGGCTCACACAAGACGACGACCTGACCGACCTGACCGAGAGAGTCCTACGAGACTGGACGCTCCCCAGAGGCAGGAACCAGAGCATCTACTTCACTTCTGAAG TTGGGAAGCAGATGGGACAAAATGAGACCAAGCCGGCGAAGGGCCGAGAAGCCGCGCTCCAGAAATCGGCCGTGCTCGCTGCTGCCACCCGGCGGAGGGAGGCGGGAGAACCGGCGAGCGGGCGGCCCGGGCCGTCAGGAGGAGGGAAGCGCCGAGGCTCCGAGGCCAGCACGACCCAG GTCTGTTCAGATCACCGGATGTAA
- the LOC144285497 gene encoding uncharacterized protein LOC144285497 isoform X2, which yields MTIVTPIIQRKKLRLRDILPHWCGEGKSPRQDCSEKAPGEQGTQPGCLLLRSNTGRDRIHHFLILSGSYLRLTQDDDLTDLTERVLRDWTLPRGRNQSIYFTSEERVWQEAFKLDFSPYSSWISVPCAVNNLFNGTLQPSSLAWTTPDTLKGHGEGPTLSEAELLGTGDPLYNTMCKKPPAHESS from the exons ATGACTATTGTCACCCCCATTatacagaggaagaagctgaggctcagagatattCTCCCCCACTGGTGCGGTGAGGGGAAGTCCCCCAGACAAGACTGCTCAGAGAAGGCACCAGG AGAACAAGGCACTCAGCCCGGCTGCCTGCTGCTGCGCAGCAACACTGGGAG GGACAGAATCCATCACTTCCTCATCTTATCTGGCTCTTACCTGAGGCTCACACAAGACGACGACCTGACCGACCTGACCGAGAGAGTCCTACGAGACTGGACGCTCCCCAGAGGCAGGAACCAGAGCATCTACTTCACTTCTGAAG AGAGAGTATGGCAAGAGGCATTCAAGCTGGATTTCAGCCCCTATTCAAGCTGGATTTCAGTCCCTTGTGCAGTGAACAACCTGTTCAACGGTACATTGCAGCCTTCCTCCTTAGCCTGGACTACTCCAGACACACTCAAAGGTCATGGGGAAGGCCCCACTCTCTCCGAAGCTGAACTCCTAGGCACAGGAG ATCCTTTATACAACACGATGTGTAAGAAGCCGCCAGCCCATGAGAGTTCATAG